The following proteins are encoded in a genomic region of Lachnospiraceae bacterium KM106-2:
- a CDS encoding pyruvate phosphate dikinase — protein MAKWVYKFKEGNADMRNLLGGKGANLAEMTCLGLPIPQGFTVTTEACTEYYNNGKEISEEIQEQIFQNLKDLEEIQNKKFGDEEDPLLVSVRSGARASMPGMMDTILNLGLNDVSVEGFAKKTGNPRFAYDSYRRFIQMFSDVVMEMSKTFFEGILDEVKASKGVKYDTELTADDLKEVIVRYKAIYKEKMGQDFPQDPKVQLMEAVKAVFRSWDNPRAIYYRRMNDIPGNWGTAVNVQCMVFGNMGNTSGTGVAFTRNPSTGEAKIYGEYLINAQGEDVVAGIRTPQPITKLAEDLPECYTEFMKIAKTLEDHYRDMQDMEFTIQEGHLYFLQTRNGKRTAPAALQIACDLVDEGKITPEEAITRIEAKSLDQLLHPGFDAAALKAATPAGRGLPASPGAAAGKVYFTAEDAKNHHEAGERVILVRLETSPEDIEGMHASQGILTVRGGMTSHAAVVARGMGTACVSGCGDIKINEEEGYFEIDGKTVKEGDYISLDGSTGNIYLEDIPTVEASISGNFERIMKWADEFRTLQVRTNADTPADAKNAVKFGAQGIGLCRTEHMFFDAERIPKIRKMILSKTVEAREEALNELIPFQKGDFKALYEVMEGRPVTIRFLDPPLHEFVPTEEDDIIALAKDMNLTVDEVKATCNALHEFNPMMGHRGCRLAVTYPEIARMQTRAVMEAAIEVKAEKGFNVVPEIMIPLVGEKKELKFVKDVVVETAELVKKEKGSDIEYHIGTMIEIPRAALMADEIAEEAEFFSFGTNDLTQMTFGFSRDDAGKFLDSYYTNKIYESDPFARLDQKGVGQLVKLAAEKGKATRSNIKLGICGEHGGDPSTIDFCHRVGLTYVSCSPFRVPIARLAAAQAAIANK, from the coding sequence ATGGCAAAATGGGTTTATAAGTTCAAAGAAGGAAATGCCGATATGAGAAACCTTCTTGGCGGCAAAGGTGCTAACCTCGCTGAGATGACATGCTTAGGATTACCAATCCCACAGGGATTTACGGTTACAACAGAAGCATGTACTGAGTATTACAATAACGGCAAAGAAATCAGCGAAGAGATTCAAGAACAGATCTTTCAAAATTTGAAAGATTTAGAGGAGATCCAAAACAAGAAATTTGGTGATGAGGAAGATCCTTTATTAGTTTCCGTTCGTTCTGGTGCGAGAGCTTCAATGCCTGGTATGATGGATACAATCTTAAACTTAGGTTTAAATGATGTTTCTGTTGAGGGATTTGCTAAAAAGACTGGAAATCCAAGATTCGCTTACGATTCCTACCGCAGATTTATTCAAATGTTCTCTGATGTTGTTATGGAGATGAGCAAGACTTTCTTCGAGGGAATTCTTGATGAAGTTAAAGCTTCTAAAGGTGTTAAATATGATACTGAGTTAACAGCTGATGACTTAAAAGAAGTTATCGTTCGTTACAAAGCAATTTATAAAGAAAAAATGGGACAGGATTTCCCACAAGATCCTAAGGTTCAATTAATGGAAGCTGTAAAAGCAGTATTCCGTTCTTGGGATAACCCACGTGCTATCTACTACCGCAGAATGAACGATATTCCTGGTAACTGGGGTACTGCAGTAAACGTTCAATGCATGGTATTTGGTAATATGGGTAATACATCAGGCACAGGTGTTGCATTTACACGTAACCCATCTACTGGTGAAGCTAAGATTTACGGTGAGTATCTGATCAATGCACAAGGTGAAGATGTTGTTGCTGGTATCCGTACTCCACAACCTATCACGAAATTAGCCGAAGATCTTCCAGAATGCTATACAGAATTCATGAAGATCGCTAAAACTCTTGAAGATCATTATAGAGATATGCAAGATATGGAATTCACTATTCAGGAAGGACATTTATACTTCTTACAAACTCGTAATGGCAAGAGAACTGCTCCAGCAGCTCTTCAAATCGCTTGCGATCTTGTTGATGAAGGAAAGATCACTCCTGAGGAAGCAATTACTCGTATCGAAGCAAAATCATTAGATCAATTATTACATCCAGGATTTGATGCTGCAGCATTAAAAGCTGCTACTCCAGCTGGCAGAGGTCTTCCAGCATCTCCAGGTGCTGCTGCAGGTAAAGTTTATTTCACAGCAGAAGATGCTAAGAATCATCATGAAGCAGGTGAAAGAGTTATCTTAGTTCGTCTTGAGACTTCTCCAGAAGATATCGAAGGTATGCATGCATCTCAAGGTATCTTAACTGTTCGTGGCGGTATGACTTCTCATGCAGCAGTTGTTGCACGTGGTATGGGTACTGCTTGTGTATCTGGATGTGGAGATATTAAGATCAACGAAGAAGAAGGTTACTTCGAAATCGATGGTAAGACAGTAAAAGAGGGAGATTACATCTCATTAGATGGTTCTACAGGAAATATCTATCTTGAAGATATCCCAACTGTAGAAGCTTCTATCAGTGGTAATTTCGAACGTATTATGAAATGGGCTGATGAATTCAGAACATTACAAGTTAGAACAAATGCAGATACTCCAGCAGATGCTAAAAATGCTGTTAAGTTTGGTGCACAAGGTATTGGTCTTTGCCGTACTGAGCATATGTTCTTCGATGCAGAAAGAATTCCTAAGATCCGTAAGATGATCCTTTCTAAGACAGTTGAAGCAAGAGAAGAAGCTTTAAATGAATTAATTCCTTTCCAGAAAGGTGATTTCAAAGCATTATATGAAGTTATGGAAGGAAGACCAGTTACCATTCGTTTCTTAGATCCACCTCTTCATGAATTCGTTCCTACTGAAGAAGATGATATTATTGCATTAGCAAAAGATATGAACTTAACGGTAGATGAAGTAAAAGCAACTTGTAATGCACTTCATGAATTCAATCCTATGATGGGACACAGAGGATGCCGTCTTGCAGTTACTTATCCAGAGATTGCAAGAATGCAGACAAGAGCCGTAATGGAAGCTGCTATTGAAGTAAAAGCAGAGAAAGGTTTCAATGTAGTTCCTGAAATTATGATCCCATTAGTCGGTGAGAAGAAAGAATTAAAATTTGTAAAAGATGTTGTTGTTGAGACAGCTGAATTAGTTAAGAAAGAAAAAGGTTCTGACATCGAGTATCATATCGGTACAATGATCGAGATCCCTCGTGCAGCATTAATGGCTGATGAGATTGCTGAAGAAGCTGAGTTCTTCTCATTTGGTACAAATGACTTAACTCAGATGACATTTGGTTTCTCTCGTGATGATGCTGGTAAATTCTTAGATTCTTATTACACAAATAAGATCTATGAATCAGATCCATTCGCAAGATTAGATCAAAAAGGTGTTGGCCAATTAGTGAAACTTGCTGCTGAGAAAGGTAAAGCTACAAGATCTAACATTAAGTTAGGTATCTGTGGTGAGCATGGTGGAGATCCATCTACAATCGACTTCTGTCACAGAGTTGGTTTAACTTATGTATCTTGTTCTCCATTCCGTGTACCAATCGCAAGATTAGCCGCAGCGCAAGCCGCAATTGCAAACAAATAA
- a CDS encoding predicted permease, whose translation MKKYFWISVFTIILFIPLFQQTATADTGPKPSVRVTFKGLEKEKYYVTLLSKQEGSGPWRMDKEYDGKNKEIWKKFESYKDHDSFHFIGCFSECSETHQFDWTYWPPDEFKILIYFPKQNQFLISTDSYTRYAFDSYYTVTVRNNKIRSITHPDQTLEVEKTYDSRSEIINLLARIILTIVMELVVAYLFYYRTKMQIAIIVVTNIMTQTILNILLNVINYNKGEYAFVFHYMWMEMVIILIEGAIYSQLLQRYEKNPTREGAPWSYAILANGLSFFLGIIIAYYIPGIF comes from the coding sequence ATGAAAAAATATTTCTGGATCAGTGTATTCACGATAATTTTATTTATTCCGTTATTTCAACAGACGGCCACGGCTGATACCGGTCCGAAACCATCAGTGAGGGTTACTTTTAAGGGATTAGAGAAGGAAAAGTATTATGTTACGCTACTTTCTAAGCAAGAAGGTTCAGGTCCATGGAGAATGGATAAGGAGTATGATGGTAAAAACAAAGAGATATGGAAGAAGTTTGAATCTTACAAAGATCATGATAGTTTTCATTTTATTGGATGCTTTTCTGAATGCAGTGAGACGCATCAGTTTGATTGGACGTATTGGCCACCTGATGAATTTAAGATATTAATCTATTTTCCTAAACAGAATCAGTTCCTTATTAGTACAGATTCATATACTCGTTATGCATTCGATAGTTATTATACCGTGACAGTGAGAAATAATAAGATTCGGTCCATTACTCATCCAGATCAGACTTTAGAAGTAGAGAAAACATATGATAGTAGAAGTGAAATTATAAATTTGCTAGCCCGAATTATTTTGACTATTGTGATGGAACTAGTTGTGGCTTATCTATTTTATTATAGAACGAAGATGCAGATCGCAATCATTGTAGTTACGAACATTATGACCCAGACGATTTTAAATATCCTTTTAAATGTGATCAATTACAATAAGGGAGAATATGCATTTGTATTTCATTATATGTGGATGGAGATGGTTATCATACTTATTGAAGGAGCAATCTATTCCCAATTATTACAGCGTTATGAGAAAAATCCAACTCGAGAGGGAGCACCTTGGAGTTATGCTATATTAGCAAATGGACTTTCTTTTTTCTTAGGAATCATTATTGCTTACTATATTCCAGGAATCTTTTAA